In Arthrobacter alpinus, a single window of DNA contains:
- a CDS encoding IclR family transcriptional regulator, translating into MPKTSSMGRGIQAILAVGTRNAQGLPGGTVADIAADLDKDRSQVSRSLRGAQLEGFLDRTDQRSYTLDWSLFTDAQLLTEQRLQADGATALEGLAGETAEGCFLGVLSGDSTVTIGEQVPASSNMIGSWLGRPYPAYCSDAGQALLWEATDAEVRTVFPVAAFVRHGPNTPNDVEDFLARLNDARARGYSIVDEEAEPGLYSMAVPIRDFKGDVVAALQIVGPKTRLEPRTEHCAAALTKWGTWLESRLGYSLPQQ; encoded by the coding sequence ATGCCAAAGACATCAAGTATGGGGCGTGGCATTCAGGCCATCCTCGCCGTCGGTACTCGAAACGCCCAAGGCCTCCCCGGCGGAACAGTTGCCGACATCGCAGCCGATCTCGACAAGGACCGCAGCCAGGTTTCCCGAAGCCTGCGCGGCGCACAACTGGAGGGTTTTCTCGACCGCACAGATCAGCGGTCCTACACCTTGGACTGGTCCCTGTTCACCGATGCCCAACTCCTCACCGAGCAGCGCTTGCAGGCCGACGGCGCAACAGCATTGGAGGGCCTGGCTGGCGAGACGGCCGAAGGTTGTTTTTTGGGAGTGCTGAGCGGGGACAGCACGGTGACCATCGGCGAGCAGGTACCCGCCAGCAGCAATATGATCGGCTCTTGGCTGGGCCGGCCATACCCTGCCTACTGCAGTGACGCCGGCCAGGCACTCCTGTGGGAAGCCACGGACGCCGAAGTTCGAACAGTTTTTCCCGTCGCAGCCTTCGTCCGTCACGGCCCCAACACACCCAACGACGTCGAGGATTTTTTGGCACGGCTCAATGACGCGCGGGCACGTGGATACTCGATCGTCGACGAGGAAGCAGAACCCGGCCTCTATTCCATGGCTGTCCCGATCCGTGATTTCAAGGGCGACGTGGTGGCTGCATTGCAAATAGTGGGCCCAAAAACGCGTCTAGAACCCCGGACAGAGCACTGCGCCGCCGCCCTGACGAAGTGGGGAACGTGGCTGGAGTCCAGGCTTGGCTATTCGCTGCCGCAGCAATAG
- a CDS encoding IclR family transcriptional regulator, with the protein MEISSESSSMSQGLRIVRLVADREKWGRRLLGVSQLASELGMEQSRVSRLTRELCDLGLLERVDKGPFRTGSRFFTLASSLNSGWIREARAELVSLVAQFGLKGRVSVRDGCRVILLRSSTNQGLPGSFVKPGMVTPVWCTGSGRALLWDHSEEALETLLKDVNFIGVGGPSAAHAPSEVNELMERDRSRGFVVAAEEFEHGVHELAVPIRTPNGNILAAISVLGDSAKVRSKEKKIAKTLIDAAERLTAYAN; encoded by the coding sequence GTGGAAATTTCCTCAGAATCATCGTCCATGTCACAGGGCCTTCGGATTGTGAGGCTCGTTGCGGACCGGGAAAAGTGGGGACGGCGGCTCCTCGGTGTTTCGCAGCTCGCCTCAGAGCTGGGCATGGAACAAAGCAGGGTGTCTCGGCTGACGCGCGAATTGTGCGACTTGGGACTGTTGGAACGTGTTGACAAGGGCCCGTTTCGGACCGGTTCCCGCTTCTTCACCTTGGCGTCCTCACTCAACTCCGGCTGGATCCGCGAAGCCCGAGCCGAACTTGTTTCCCTTGTGGCCCAGTTTGGTCTCAAAGGCAGAGTTTCGGTCCGGGACGGCTGCCGCGTCATTCTCCTGCGATCATCCACCAACCAGGGACTGCCAGGAAGCTTTGTAAAGCCCGGCATGGTGACCCCCGTCTGGTGTACCGGATCGGGCCGGGCGCTCTTGTGGGACCACAGCGAGGAGGCCCTGGAAACGCTCCTCAAGGACGTCAACTTTATCGGCGTCGGCGGTCCGAGTGCCGCTCATGCACCGTCTGAAGTCAACGAGCTTATGGAACGTGACAGATCGCGCGGCTTTGTTGTGGCCGCCGAGGAGTTCGAGCATGGCGTCCACGAGCTCGCCGTTCCCATCCGGACCCCGAACGGCAATATTTTGGCCGCGATCAGCGTCCTGGGTGACAGCGCCAAGGTTCGTTCCAAGGAGAAAAAGATCGCGAAGACTCTCATCGATGCTGCCGAGCGGCTCACCGCCTACGCCAACTAG
- the alr gene encoding alanine racemase yields MTDVSTSIHNVGTWLEIDAGAFESNVRDVLSMIEGQALLCAVVKSDAYGHGAELLMPSLVRLEVPYIGVGSNEEAAIARRCGHKGRIMRVRAAAPQEVKAGMEHDIEELVADPQSAWAMQDIAATSGRTIKIHLDINASGISRHSLDVSTASGQACAVEILSQAGLELAGIMTHFPRDDVQHIEQAILRFQDQAMTLLRLTGTRRQDVLLHCANSYAAQHVPASWLDMVRAGAVIYGDSDPLVGMFRRCLTFKARVASVNSYAAGSNVGYGQSHTLKRDSLLASVTVGYGDGYRRALAVGGDVLIRGKRAAIVDLVSMNSMMVDVTDLAGVSPGDEVVLFGRQGNEEITPSELEKANFAILADLYTVWAGGHRFLLTEKGMSE; encoded by the coding sequence TTGACAGACGTAAGTACCTCGATCCACAACGTCGGCACGTGGCTGGAAATTGATGCAGGTGCCTTCGAATCAAATGTCCGCGACGTCCTTTCCATGATTGAAGGTCAGGCTCTCCTCTGTGCAGTAGTCAAATCTGATGCCTATGGCCACGGAGCCGAGCTGCTCATGCCATCGCTGGTGCGGTTGGAGGTTCCGTACATAGGCGTGGGAAGTAATGAGGAAGCAGCCATCGCCCGCCGCTGCGGCCACAAGGGCCGGATTATGCGAGTCCGGGCCGCCGCCCCGCAAGAGGTCAAAGCGGGGATGGAGCATGACATCGAAGAGCTCGTTGCGGACCCGCAGAGCGCCTGGGCAATGCAGGACATCGCTGCCACATCGGGAAGAACAATCAAGATCCATCTGGACATCAACGCATCCGGGATCAGTAGGCATAGCCTGGATGTTTCGACGGCGTCGGGCCAGGCCTGCGCGGTGGAAATTCTCAGCCAAGCGGGGCTTGAGCTGGCTGGAATTATGACTCACTTCCCCCGCGACGACGTACAGCATATAGAACAGGCCATCCTGCGTTTTCAAGACCAAGCCATGACCCTGCTCCGGCTCACGGGGACGCGCCGGCAGGATGTCCTGCTTCATTGCGCAAATTCCTATGCCGCGCAGCATGTGCCCGCCTCTTGGCTGGACATGGTCCGTGCAGGCGCGGTTATTTATGGGGATTCGGATCCTTTGGTGGGGATGTTTCGGCGGTGCCTGACCTTCAAGGCGCGGGTGGCCTCGGTCAATAGTTATGCGGCCGGCAGCAACGTGGGATACGGCCAGTCCCATACTTTGAAACGGGACTCTCTGCTGGCGTCAGTGACCGTGGGTTACGGCGATGGATACCGGCGAGCACTGGCAGTTGGTGGCGACGTGCTCATCCGCGGCAAACGTGCCGCCATCGTGGACCTGGTTTCCATGAACTCCATGATGGTGGACGTTACAGATCTGGCCGGGGTGTCTCCGGGTGACGAAGTGGTGCTTTTCGGTCGGCAGGGAAACGAGGAGATCACGCCCTCCGAACTGGAAAAAGCCAACTTTGCAATCCTGGCGGACCTCTACACCGTGTGGGCTGGTGGCCACCGCTTCCTGCTCACTGAGAAGGGCATGTCAGAATAG
- a CDS encoding amino acid permease has translation MEPSARVILEPPQASSPPAENGLRRSMGARHLVMIAMGGVIGSGLFLSSGYTISQAGPLGAVIAYLIGSFVVYLVMTCLGELAIAYPVSGAFHIYAARSIGPATGFATAWLYWLCWAVAIGSEFTASGLLMRRWFPDIDVWVWCIIFAALLFGLNAISSKFFGESEFWFAIIKVAAIIALIVLGGAALFGFHPLSSGGDHPFLFENFNTSGGLFPNGFTGVLVTALAVFYAFSGSELIGVAAGETSDPATNIPKAMRSTVIRLLIFFVGAIAVIAATVPFEQTGLDESPFVTVFSSIGIPYAADIMNFVIITALLSAGNSGLFSCARMLYSLADEGHAPRKLKKLTRRGIPLVALSVSMLGGLASLISSVVAPETVYLVLVSVAGFAVVGVWMSITASHFFHRRAFVRNGGNVAELPYRAPFFPLVPILAFSLCLISLIGIAFDPNQIAALYFGIPFVGACYAFFYFKYGRKSRASEKA, from the coding sequence ATGGAACCATCAGCACGCGTCATACTAGAACCCCCGCAGGCATCGTCGCCGCCGGCCGAAAACGGGCTTCGCCGGTCCATGGGTGCTCGACATTTGGTCATGATCGCCATGGGTGGGGTGATCGGATCCGGGCTGTTCCTCAGTTCCGGGTACACCATTTCCCAGGCCGGGCCACTCGGTGCCGTCATTGCATATCTCATAGGATCCTTCGTGGTCTACCTGGTGATGACCTGCTTGGGTGAGCTTGCCATCGCTTACCCTGTCTCGGGTGCTTTCCACATCTATGCGGCCAGGTCGATTGGGCCCGCAACCGGATTTGCAACCGCGTGGCTCTACTGGCTGTGCTGGGCCGTGGCTATCGGATCCGAGTTCACAGCCTCCGGCCTGCTCATGCGCCGGTGGTTTCCAGACATTGACGTCTGGGTCTGGTGCATAATTTTTGCCGCTCTCCTGTTCGGTCTCAACGCAATTTCCTCAAAGTTCTTTGGCGAGTCAGAATTCTGGTTCGCGATCATCAAAGTCGCTGCGATCATTGCCCTCATCGTCTTAGGTGGCGCGGCATTGTTTGGCTTCCACCCGCTCAGCAGCGGCGGTGATCATCCATTCTTGTTTGAGAACTTCAATACCAGCGGCGGTCTGTTCCCGAACGGCTTCACCGGCGTGCTCGTCACAGCACTAGCGGTGTTCTACGCGTTCTCGGGATCGGAGCTAATTGGTGTTGCCGCGGGTGAAACTTCGGACCCGGCCACCAACATCCCGAAAGCCATGCGAAGCACAGTCATACGCCTGCTGATCTTCTTTGTTGGAGCCATTGCAGTTATCGCCGCAACCGTTCCCTTTGAGCAGACGGGACTGGACGAGAGCCCATTCGTCACGGTCTTTTCATCCATCGGCATTCCTTATGCTGCCGACATCATGAACTTCGTCATCATCACGGCCCTCTTATCGGCGGGCAACAGCGGACTCTTCTCATGCGCCCGGATGCTTTACTCACTCGCCGATGAGGGGCATGCACCGCGCAAACTCAAGAAGTTGACCCGACGAGGAATCCCGCTTGTTGCGCTCTCCGTCAGCATGCTCGGAGGCCTAGCCTCGCTGATCAGCAGCGTGGTGGCTCCCGAAACGGTGTACCTGGTTCTGGTCTCAGTGGCCGGTTTCGCCGTCGTCGGTGTTTGGATGTCCATCACCGCATCACACTTCTTCCATCGCAGGGCCTTCGTGAGGAACGGTGGCAATGTTGCCGAGCTTCCTTACCGGGCTCCGTTCTTTCCTCTGGTTCCGATCTTGGCGTTCTCCCTATGCCTGATTTCCCTCATTGGCATTGCCTTTGACCCGAATCAAATAGCCGCACTCTACTTTGGAATTCCCTTCGTGGGAGCATGCTACGCCTTCTTCTACTTCAAGTACGGCCGCAAGTCACGAGCAAGCGAAAAGGCATAG
- a CDS encoding homoserine dehydrogenase: MTTYDIALIGFGGVNRTLAELIATRGEQLQTELGFGLRIVAITDLRLGSLLQPQGIELGMALNLGNGTETFADHGGSADTNNESVIRTSTAEIICEATFTNPLDGEPAVSHVQWALESGKSVCTTNKGPVALRGAELSALARQNGVHFEFEGAVMSGTPVIRLAKTMLEGLKLNGFEGILNGTSNYVLGRMEAGLTFEAAIKEAQGLGYAEADPAADIEGFDVQLKVLILANELLNAGIELKDVQRQGISSVTPADIQKAAVEGRRWKLVGSARKNPDGTVSAGVAPVALPLDHGLAGISAATNAVSFDTDLLGPVTVSGPGAGRIETAYALLSDIIAIHAAKTGVAANV; the protein is encoded by the coding sequence ATGACCACCTATGACATTGCGTTGATCGGCTTTGGCGGCGTCAACAGGACCCTGGCCGAACTCATTGCCACACGCGGTGAGCAGTTGCAAACCGAGTTGGGCTTTGGCTTGAGGATCGTTGCCATCACCGACCTTCGGCTTGGATCCCTGCTTCAGCCCCAAGGCATCGAGCTTGGCATGGCGCTGAATCTAGGCAACGGCACCGAAACCTTCGCCGACCACGGTGGATCCGCAGATACAAACAATGAATCCGTCATTCGCACCAGCACGGCCGAAATTATCTGCGAGGCCACCTTCACCAACCCCCTCGACGGAGAGCCAGCCGTGTCCCACGTGCAGTGGGCCCTCGAATCGGGCAAGAGTGTCTGCACAACGAACAAGGGCCCGGTTGCCCTTCGTGGCGCTGAACTATCCGCTTTGGCGAGGCAGAACGGTGTCCACTTCGAATTCGAAGGAGCCGTCATGAGCGGCACACCGGTAATCCGCTTGGCCAAGACCATGCTGGAAGGATTGAAACTCAACGGCTTCGAAGGAATCCTCAACGGCACCAGCAATTACGTTCTGGGGCGGATGGAAGCCGGCCTAACCTTCGAGGCGGCCATCAAAGAAGCTCAGGGCCTTGGGTATGCCGAGGCCGATCCAGCCGCAGATATCGAAGGCTTCGATGTGCAGCTCAAGGTTTTGATCCTTGCAAATGAACTTCTCAATGCCGGCATCGAGCTCAAGGACGTTCAGCGACAAGGAATCTCGTCAGTGACCCCTGCTGACATTCAGAAGGCAGCCGTGGAAGGGCGGCGCTGGAAGCTGGTTGGTTCCGCGCGCAAAAACCCCGATGGGACGGTCTCGGCCGGAGTTGCTCCCGTTGCCCTCCCCTTGGATCATGGACTGGCGGGAATCTCGGCAGCCACGAACGCCGTGTCATTCGACACCGACCTTCTTGGCCCCGTCACCGTGTCAGGCCCGGGTGCTGGCCGAATCGAAACAGCTTACGCATTGCTTTCTGACATCATTGCCATCCACGCCGCCAAGACGGGTGTGGCCGCCAATGTCTGA
- a CDS encoding aldehyde dehydrogenase family protein yields the protein MSESTLCPPQTTLPQFRMVTSPYDGGVVGTVALTEAGAGEVVLETARSGARKARSLSRNSRGKILDGAATDIEHRSEEFARTIVAESGKTIRQARKEVLRAVNTLRLSAAEARRNSGDVIPFDSYEGSEDRTGWYSREPLGIIAAITPFNDPLNLVAHKIGPAIAGGNAIILKPSALTPLSAQLLTDALVDAGLPSEVLTIVHGDREVAQSIIRSRDVRMVSFTGGFSTGESIARTAGLKKLSMDLGGNAPVIVMSDADLDAAVESCVSGAFWAAGQNCVGVQRILVAEAVYVEFRRRFLEATARLLSGDPSDERTDVGPMISQTALHELRTKLDEAIDAGAVLLAGNEVDGNVLYPTVLEDVPATSRLWMEEAFGPLVMLQAFQTFDEAIDIANAIEFSLHAGIFTNSLSQAMQAARRLEAGGVMINDSSDYRFDGMPFGGSKYGSMGREGVHFAYEEMTQPKVICIKD from the coding sequence ATGTCTGAATCAACCCTTTGCCCGCCACAAACCACGCTCCCCCAGTTCCGAATGGTGACGAGCCCCTACGATGGCGGAGTTGTCGGAACAGTTGCGCTGACCGAGGCCGGTGCCGGCGAGGTCGTCTTGGAAACCGCCCGATCCGGCGCCAGGAAGGCGCGATCGTTATCTCGGAACTCGCGTGGAAAGATTCTGGACGGAGCCGCAACAGACATCGAACACCGCAGCGAAGAGTTTGCCCGCACCATTGTTGCCGAGTCCGGCAAGACCATTCGGCAAGCCAGGAAGGAGGTCCTGCGCGCGGTCAACACCTTGCGGCTCTCCGCAGCAGAAGCTCGACGGAATTCTGGCGACGTCATCCCGTTTGACTCCTATGAGGGTTCGGAGGACCGGACAGGCTGGTACTCGCGAGAGCCGCTGGGCATCATTGCAGCAATCACGCCCTTCAACGATCCACTCAACTTGGTGGCACACAAAATTGGGCCGGCAATCGCCGGTGGCAACGCGATCATTCTCAAGCCTTCTGCCCTGACCCCCTTGTCCGCCCAGTTGCTCACGGATGCCCTCGTGGACGCCGGGCTCCCCTCGGAGGTTCTCACGATCGTCCACGGCGATCGGGAGGTGGCTCAATCCATCATCCGCTCACGCGATGTTCGCATGGTTTCCTTCACCGGTGGATTCTCCACCGGCGAGAGCATCGCCCGGACGGCCGGCCTGAAGAAACTCTCCATGGACCTTGGCGGGAACGCACCGGTCATCGTGATGAGCGATGCTGACCTTGACGCGGCCGTCGAATCTTGTGTTTCCGGAGCGTTCTGGGCAGCCGGACAAAATTGCGTGGGCGTGCAGCGGATCCTTGTTGCCGAAGCTGTGTACGTTGAGTTCCGCCGCCGATTCCTTGAGGCCACGGCTCGTCTGCTCAGTGGAGATCCTTCAGATGAGCGAACCGATGTTGGGCCCATGATCAGCCAGACTGCCTTGCATGAACTTCGCACGAAATTGGATGAAGCAATCGACGCCGGCGCCGTCTTGCTGGCCGGAAACGAAGTTGATGGCAATGTGCTGTATCCAACGGTTCTGGAGGATGTCCCTGCCACAAGCAGGCTGTGGATGGAGGAAGCCTTCGGTCCCCTTGTCATGCTGCAGGCTTTCCAGACGTTCGACGAGGCCATCGACATTGCAAATGCCATCGAATTCAGCCTTCATGCAGGCATTTTCACCAATTCCCTGAGCCAGGCCATGCAGGCCGCCCGCCGCCTCGAGGCCGGCGGCGTGATGATCAACGATTCCTCGGACTACCGCTTCGACGGCATGCCATTTGGAGGATCCAAATACGGCAGCATGGGCCGGGAGGGCGTCCATTTTGCCTATGAAGAGATGACCCAGCCGAAGGTCATCTGTATCAAGGACTAA
- a CDS encoding aspartate ammonia-lyase — MSTRIETDSLGSIAVPSTAYWGAHTARALENFTLSGIPVSSHPHLVRALAMVKNAAAQANAELGILTPQQSWAIQESCQEIQDGQHHEQFCVDVIQGGAGTSTNMNANEVIANLALEKLGHGRGEYQHLHPIDHVNRCQSTNDIYPSAIKIALIHAVTGLHSELGKLAESARSKGTEFATVVKMGRTQLQDAVPMTLGQEFGAFAATLEEDRTRLMESATLMRECSLGATAVGTGITADPGYQHLVLQALSATSGVPVVPALDLIEATSDVGVFMHLSGMLKRTAIKLSKISSDLRLLSSGPQNGFGEIILPPRQAGSSIMPGKVNPVFPEAMNQIAFAVAGADTTVTMAADNGQLQLNAFEPVIAHVLLQSISWLENGVRALRTHCVDGIAANTELLARQTAASVGLATALIPAIGYAAAAAVANEALRTGSSIIDIVTSRDLLSRADAHALIGSATLPVPAAVIAAGR, encoded by the coding sequence ATGTCCACCCGCATCGAGACTGATTCACTCGGCAGCATTGCCGTTCCAAGTACCGCCTACTGGGGCGCACACACGGCCCGCGCGTTGGAAAATTTCACCCTCAGTGGCATTCCAGTATCAAGCCACCCGCACCTGGTTCGAGCCCTGGCCATGGTCAAGAACGCCGCCGCACAGGCAAACGCTGAACTTGGGATACTCACACCCCAGCAATCATGGGCAATCCAAGAATCCTGCCAAGAAATCCAGGACGGCCAACACCACGAGCAGTTCTGTGTTGACGTCATCCAAGGCGGTGCCGGAACCAGCACCAACATGAACGCCAATGAAGTGATTGCGAACCTTGCCCTGGAAAAACTGGGCCATGGTCGCGGCGAGTACCAGCACCTGCACCCCATTGACCATGTCAACCGGTGCCAATCAACCAACGACATCTATCCTTCCGCGATCAAAATTGCCTTGATTCACGCCGTGACCGGGCTGCACAGCGAACTTGGCAAGCTTGCCGAATCTGCCAGATCCAAGGGGACGGAATTCGCCACCGTCGTAAAAATGGGCAGGACCCAGCTGCAAGACGCCGTACCGATGACGCTCGGACAGGAATTTGGCGCCTTTGCCGCAACGCTGGAGGAAGACCGCACCAGGCTCATGGAGTCCGCAACGCTCATGCGCGAATGCAGCCTGGGGGCAACCGCCGTCGGCACCGGGATCACCGCAGACCCGGGATATCAGCACCTGGTTCTCCAAGCATTGTCGGCGACTTCTGGTGTCCCGGTTGTTCCTGCGCTTGACCTCATCGAGGCAACCTCGGATGTTGGGGTCTTCATGCACCTCTCCGGCATGCTGAAACGAACTGCCATCAAGCTGTCCAAAATCAGCAGTGATCTGCGGCTGCTCTCCAGTGGTCCGCAGAACGGATTTGGCGAGATCATCTTGCCACCTCGGCAGGCAGGGTCATCCATCATGCCCGGGAAAGTAAACCCGGTTTTCCCGGAAGCCATGAATCAGATTGCTTTTGCCGTGGCCGGGGCTGACACCACTGTCACGATGGCGGCAGATAACGGCCAGCTCCAACTCAATGCCTTCGAGCCCGTCATTGCCCATGTGCTCCTTCAGAGCATCTCGTGGCTCGAAAACGGGGTCCGCGCTCTTCGCACGCACTGCGTGGATGGGATTGCAGCGAATACGGAGCTGCTGGCCCGTCAGACGGCGGCCTCGGTAGGTTTGGCAACCGCACTCATTCCGGCCATCGGCTACGCGGCTGCAGCGGCAGTTGCCAATGAGGCCCTCCGGACTGGATCATCCATCATTGACATCGTCACCAGCCGGGACCTCCTGAGCAGGGCTGATGCACACGCCCTCATTGGATCGGCAACACTGCCGGTTCCCGCCGCTGTCATCGCCGCGGGTCGTTGA
- a CDS encoding Lrp/AsnC family transcriptional regulator produces the protein MERASLDQIDQKIFAELSKNARISHAELATKVLLSRNAVRQRIDRMERHGHIQGYTVVAGASGQSPVSAFFMVYRKDRVRGADVISALRSIPEVILCDVVSGDFDLLLRVEARTLERIQEIWEQVAALPGVTNTVTALTLSSVIRRDAGGVGEPQ, from the coding sequence ATGGAGCGAGCCAGTCTTGACCAGATAGACCAGAAGATTTTTGCGGAGCTCTCGAAGAATGCGCGCATTAGCCACGCTGAGCTGGCCACGAAGGTGCTCCTTTCACGCAATGCAGTTCGGCAACGGATCGATCGGATGGAGCGGCACGGCCACATCCAGGGGTACACGGTTGTTGCCGGGGCCTCGGGCCAAAGCCCCGTCTCGGCGTTCTTCATGGTGTACCGGAAAGACAGAGTCCGTGGCGCGGATGTCATCAGCGCACTGCGGTCCATACCCGAAGTGATTCTGTGCGATGTTGTCAGCGGTGATTTCGATCTTTTGCTGCGGGTTGAAGCCCGGACTTTGGAGAGAATTCAAGAGATTTGGGAGCAGGTGGCGGCACTTCCCGGGGTAACAAATACGGTGACGGCCCTGACGCTGTCCAGCGTTATTCGCCGAGACGCAGGAGGCGTCGGCGAGCCCCAGTGA
- a CDS encoding HAD hydrolase-like protein: MILPDQIHSFLIDITCVLFDMDGTLLDSAPGVTSSAAEALTAVGAPVPPHNVLLKFVGPPMLESFRTVAALDEATARQALQHYRRAYADHGAEQSTVYEGIIHLLDQLDGAGIPMAVATSKVEDQAVRLAEHFDLGGYFVNICGASDELGRADKTEVIAELLHRLAAQGIDVSNPVMIGDREYDVTGAAAHGIASIFVTWGYGQPEESVGAAAIASSPEALLPMILNSSPNRNHAVRR, from the coding sequence ATGATACTTCCAGATCAAATCCATTCGTTTCTCATCGACATAACGTGCGTCCTGTTCGACATGGATGGAACGCTGCTGGATTCGGCCCCCGGAGTTACCTCAAGTGCTGCCGAAGCCCTGACTGCCGTCGGTGCCCCGGTCCCGCCACACAATGTGCTGCTTAAGTTTGTAGGTCCACCGATGCTCGAGTCATTCAGGACTGTCGCGGCTTTGGACGAAGCAACCGCTCGGCAGGCCCTCCAACACTATCGCCGAGCCTATGCTGATCACGGCGCCGAACAGTCCACGGTCTACGAAGGAATCATTCACTTGTTGGATCAGCTGGATGGCGCCGGGATCCCCATGGCTGTAGCCACGTCAAAGGTGGAGGATCAGGCCGTACGGCTGGCAGAACACTTTGATCTCGGCGGCTATTTTGTCAACATTTGCGGAGCCTCGGATGAGCTTGGGCGAGCAGACAAGACGGAGGTCATTGCAGAACTATTGCACCGTCTTGCTGCCCAGGGCATCGACGTATCCAACCCCGTGATGATTGGGGACCGTGAATATGATGTCACGGGTGCAGCCGCCCACGGCATCGCCTCGATATTCGTAACGTGGGGATACGGACAGCCGGAAGAATCCGTGGGCGCCGCGGCTATTGCATCGTCTCCGGAGGCGCTCCTGCCGATGATCTTGAACAGCAGCCCGAACCGAAATCATGCGGTACGCCGCTAA